From Candidatus Neomarinimicrobiota bacterium, one genomic window encodes:
- a CDS encoding flagellar basal body L-ring protein FlgH produces the protein MQTRQIILIGLLWVASIQAQSMSSMYTDIKAHSIGDVVTVLIVENASAKQESNAKSRSNAAVNADGKLAGTFANFLPVFGATSVISSDVDKTNGSRQEDRLTGKITATIIEKTDAGLLKIRGERSVEVNGEANIMKLEGSVRARDIRTDNTVFSYNIADAQIVYRQSGVINSIASPATVSKTIAISMVVVLLGLAVSGAGI, from the coding sequence ATGCAGACCAGACAAATAATATTAATTGGTTTACTGTGGGTAGCTTCCATTCAGGCGCAGTCCATGTCCTCAATGTATACCGATATTAAAGCGCATTCAATAGGGGATGTAGTCACAGTCCTGATCGTTGAAAATGCCAGCGCAAAACAGGAATCCAATGCCAAATCAAGATCAAATGCAGCCGTTAATGCTGATGGGAAATTAGCTGGAACCTTTGCCAATTTTCTGCCAGTATTTGGCGCTACTAGCGTGATCTCCAGCGATGTTGACAAAACAAATGGCAGCCGTCAGGAAGATCGCCTCACCGGTAAGATTACTGCCACAATTATCGAAAAGACAGATGCCGGTCTGCTTAAAATCAGGGGCGAACGATCTGTGGAGGTGAATGGAGAGGCCAACATAATGAAATTGGAAGGATCTGTGAGAGCTCGCGATATCCGGACAGACAATACCGTGTTTTCTTATAATATTGCTGATGCACAGATCGTTTACAGACAGTCCGGAGTCATCAATTCAATCGCATCACCAGCAACTGTATCGAAAACGATTGCCATCA
- the flgA gene encoding flagellar basal body P-ring formation chaperone FlgA — protein sequence MIPLLLQATDTRNAQAKLVAEYFAKRLDITRDHIEVELIHISNINKTYLQNGQIQVQSGQRKFNLGHQTLWMVHKVNGVVRKKYPITVEVHANLMVPTALKNVSRLEILSKDLVLVERRRIGREYCRVLADADQVYTKMATQMIREGRIIERNMVRVPPDVLRGAEVQIVLNNDGLRLELAGIAKDEGLIGEEIRVQCPATRKEFRGILESPKQVSVSLR from the coding sequence ATGATACCCTTATTGCTTCAAGCAACCGATACAAGGAATGCTCAAGCGAAACTGGTAGCTGAATACTTTGCCAAACGTCTCGATATAACTCGAGATCACATTGAAGTGGAATTGATCCATATTTCAAACATAAACAAGACCTATCTGCAAAACGGACAGATCCAGGTACAATCAGGACAGCGCAAGTTCAATCTCGGACACCAAACCCTTTGGATGGTTCACAAGGTAAATGGAGTGGTCAGGAAGAAGTATCCCATTACTGTTGAGGTTCATGCTAATCTCATGGTTCCCACTGCTTTAAAAAATGTTTCACGACTGGAAATTCTATCAAAGGATCTGGTGCTTGTTGAACGAAGGCGAATTGGTCGAGAGTATTGTCGTGTATTAGCTGATGCTGATCAAGTGTACACTAAAATGGCGACTCAAATGATTCGGGAAGGCAGGATCATCGAACGAAATATGGTTCGCGTTCCACCTGATGTATTGCGGGGAGCCGAAGTGCAGATCGTGCTCAATAATGATGGCCTTCGCTTGGAGTTAGCTGGAATAGCCAAAGATGAAGGCTTGATCGGTGAAGAGATTCGAGTTCAATGTCCTGCGACCCGGAAAGAATTTAGAGGAATCTTAGAAAGCCCAAAACAAGTTTCAGTAAGTCTGAGGTAA